The DNA region CACACTGCGCGGCGCTGCGGAGCCCCCGCCCCGCCCTGTACCTCGCGTCATGGAGCCTCCCCAACGGCCGACGAACCGGATCCCAAGGATGCCAGACCATCGATGGTCTGACTGCGCAGACATGTCTACGCAGTCATATGGCCGACGTCAAGAGTTCTGGCGCGTATGACGGAGCCTCGTCTCCGCACGGGCATGTGCACTTCCTGGGATAGTCAACTATCTTAATAGGCGACTAGTTAGTCATCCGCTCTCGCTCCGTGGGCAGCGGGGGGCCGAGCTCAGAGAAGGCGGGCGACCATGGCGAACAGTGGCTACGCGCGGTACGTCGCCCTGGGCGACAGCCAGACCGAGGGCCTCGGTGACGATGACGGCACAGGGAACCCGAGAGGGTGGGCGGACCGGCTCGCCGAGCAGATCGCGCGGACCGACCCCGGCCTCCTGTACGCCAACCTCGCAGTCCGTGGGCGCCTTGCGGGCGAGGTGCGCTCGGAGCAGTTGGCTCCCGCGCTGGCGCTGCGCCCGGACCTGGCGACGGTCGTCGCCGGCGTCAACGACGTGCTGCGGCCCCGCTTCGACGCGGACGAGGTGGCCGAGCACCTGGAGGCGATGTTCGCCGCGCTCACCGCGAGCGGTGCCCGCGTCGCGACGCTGACCTTCCCCGACTTCGCGCGGATCGTCCCGGCCGCCAGACCCATCGGCCACCGGGTCACCGCACTGAACAGCCGCATTCGCGAGGCGGCCCGACGCCACGGTGTGGTGGTGGCCGACGCGGAGCCTCACCCGGTGGCCACCGACCTCCGCCTGTGGAGCCCCGACCGGCTGCACGCGAGCCCGCGCGGCCACGCCCTGATCGCCGCCGCGGTCGCCGAGGCGCTCGCCGTACCGGGAAGCGACGACAGCTGGATCCACCCTCTGCCCGCCGACGCGTCCATGCGTTCAGGGCTGCGCGCCGTCGGGACCGAGCTGCGTTGGGCCGGCTCCTTCCTCGGACCCTGGCTCGCCCGGCGCCTGCGCGGCCGCTCGTCCGGTGACGGCCGGGAAGCCAAGCGACCCACCCTCCTTCCGGTGGCCCATGCCATCGAAGACCCCTCGCGAGGGCCCGTTCACAGTCGTCGCATTGAGTAATCAACAGGCTGTTAGGTTGGATTCATGGCTCTTCGCAACGCGGTGATGGCGGCGCTTCTGGAGGGTGAGGCGTCGGGGTACGACCTTGCCAAGGGGTTCGAGGCGTCGGTCGCCAACTTCTGGATGGCCACACCGCAGCAGATCTATCGCGAGCTGGAGCGCATGGAAGGCGAGGGCCTCGTCGCCGCTCGCGTCGTACAGCAGGAGCGCCGTCCGAACAAACGGCTGTTCTCGCTCACCGACGAGGGCCTTGCCGCCGTACGGGCCTACACCGCCGAACCGCCCGCCAAACCGACGGCGATCCGGGACGAGCTGCTGGTCAAGGTGCAGTGCGTGGACGTCGGCGACATGGAGGCCGTACGAACCGCCGTCGCCCAGCGCATGGAGCTGGCCGCGACCAAGATCGCGCGCTACGAGCGGGTACGGGAATGGCTGTTGGCCGGACGTACCGAGGACGAGTACTTCACCACCGCCGAACGCATCGGGCCCTACCTCACCTGTCTGCGGGGCCTGTCCCTCGAACGGGACAACCTGACCTGGGGCGAGGTGACTCTCAAGCGACTCGCACAGCGTGCGGAGGCGCTTGCTTCCCCGGCACGCGACTGAGCACGTGGGCTCTTTGCCGCGGTCTCGCGGGTTCTCGTGCCGCGGCCGACGACGATCGGCTTTCGGGGTGTCTATGTACACTCCCCGGCATGGCATGCCGCATCAGTGAACTGGTTCTCGACTGCGCAGACCCCGACCGGCTCGCCGTATTCTGGTGCGAGGTCCTCGGCTACGTCGAACTCGGCCGGGAGGACGACGGAAGCATCGAGATCGGGCCGCCCGACGCCGGCTTCGGCGGCCCGCAGCCCACTCTCGTCCTGAGCCCCAGCAGTGACCCGCGGGCCGGGAAGCTCCCACTGCACATCGACGTCAACGCCACCGACCGTGACCAGGACGCCGAGTTGGAGCGGCTGCTCGCCCTCGGCGCCAGGCCTGCCGATGTCGGCCAGACCGGCGCCGAGAGCTGGCACACCCTGGCCGACCCGGAAGGCAACGAATTCTGCCTCCTGCGTGCCCGGATCAAGCCCCTCTGACCAGGCCGGAGGTTCGGCGGAGAGAACCTACGGGCGTGCTGTCGAGGAGCGGCTGTTGTACGCCTCCACCTTCAGGAGCGGGTGGTGTGACGGCAGAGCGCGGGCGGGCCAGGACAAGGTGACGGTCTGTGACTCGCCGGGCAGCAGCCACAAGTAGTTGTCGCTGTAGAGCGTCGGCAGCACACGATGGCCGGTCTTGTCGTTGAGCAGCGACAGCCGGACCATGGCGGCGACGGACCGACCGTGGTTGCGGACGGTGGCGGTCAGTTCGTGACGGCTTCCGGAACGGGACAGGCCCGTCACCGTTCCGGACACCCTGGTCTGCGGCGCCTTGGTCAACGCCCGCATGGCGGCCGCGGTGCGATGGCGCCAGTACGTGTTGCGGGACAGAACACGGCCGTCACTGCCCTCCAGAGTCAGGCGCAGGAGGTGCAGGTCGGGCAGGCTGTCGGTCCAGGCGCTGGTGAACGCCTTCGCGGTGGCGGCCGGTGCCACGTCCAGCCGTACGCTCGTGGTCCTGCCCAGCTGTCGGCCCGACAGGTCGAACAACCGGGCCGAGACGGTGGCGTTCTTGAGGTCCTTGCGCGTGTGGTTGACGGCCAGGACCTGGCCCTTCGGGTCGGCCTGGACGTGCAGGGGCTCGCACGCCGTCCGGGCGCCGTAGTAGGTGCCGTTGACATCGAAGTCGTAGTCGTAGGTCTGCCAGACCGTGCTGTGCCACGCGGGATGGGACATCCACAGCATCAGGCCGCTGGCGTTGTCCCACAGGTTCGCGTTCCACGCCTCGAACATGGCGCGCGTGTTCTCGTAGTTGACGAACTGGGCCTTGCGGGCGAAGTCGTCCAGGTCCTCGGTCTCTCCGAGACGGGCCTCGACGGCTGCCTTGTACGTGTGCGGTGCCTGGTTCCCGCGCTCGCTCCAGTCGTGGTAGTACCACGCGCCGCGTATCGGCCACTCGGGCTCGTCGCCCGTCATGTTCCGCATACTGGCCGCGGTGGACACCACCGGCATACCGATCTCGGTGTGGAAGCCGAAGTCCTTGCTGCCGTACGTGGACGGATCGAAGTACTTCTCCGGCTCGACCCAGCCGTACGGACCGCCACCGGTGATGATGCCGCCGGCCGAGTTGTTCTGGTAGAGGATGCCGGGGACCTGCTGTTCGACGGCCTGGCGCATGCCCTTGTCGATGGCCGCAGGCGGGTTGCCCTCGTTGGCTCCGCACCAGATCACCACGCTGGGGTGGGTGCGGTAGCGCAGGACGGTGTCCCGCGCGATCGAGTTGAAGGCGTCGTGGTCCGGCGGGTCCATGGCCCACGCGTTGGGGAAGTCGTTCCACACCAGGATCCCGTGCTCGTCGCAGGCGGCGAAGAACTCCTCCCGGTCGCATGTGCCCACCCAGTTGCGGATCATGGTGAAGTTCATGTCGCGGTGCATTCGTACCGCCGCGTCCATCCGCTCCGGCGGCATCCGGCGCAGCAGTTCGTCCCAGCCCCAGTTGCCGCCGCGGGCCAGGACCCGCACTCCGTTCACGCTGATCTTCAGAGGGTCGGGGGTGTTGGACACGGACTTCACGTCGGTCCATGTGTCCCCGTCGTCGGACACCTGGATCACGTAGGTCTTCGGGTAGGCCGGCTCCCACACGATCGCCACCCGGTCGAACCTCTTCGCGGATCCCAGATCGACCTGGATCCACTGGTGGTCCTCGTACTGGGACGACCAGCGGGTTCCCGCGTCGCCGTCGGTGGCGTGCGAGGCCGGGTGGTCGGACTCCTCGGTCGAGGCGGTCGCCTTCTGACGCAGGGCCAGGTCGGTTCCGGGCTCGGCGCTGTCGATGACGCCGAGGGACCACAGGGAGTTGCCCCAGCTCGTGTTGCGCACCCCGCAGGCGATACGGACGTAACGGGCGGTGCGCGGAGCGAAGTCCTCGACCCGCAGGCTGGCGTTGCCGTTGTCGAAGGGCAGTGGCACAGCGCTGTTGTCCACCGACGCGACATCGGTCCAGTCGGCGTCGTTCGACGAGACCTGCACCAGATACGTCTTCGCGTACGCCTGTTCCCAGGTCAGGTCGACCCGGTCGAACGACTGAGGGGAGCCCAGGTCGACCCGGATCCACTGGTCGTCCTCGTAGGCCGAGGACCAGCGGGTGCCGGCATCACCGTCCGTCGCGTTGGCCGGGCCGTGGTCGTCCCCGTCCTTGGTCGACGCGTCGGCGGGTGCGTGCAGGGCGAGGTCGACGGAGGGGCGTACGCTGTCGGACACGGACAGCGTCCACAGCGAGTTGCCCCAACCGGAGGCCCTGGTCAGGCACTTGATGCGTACGTACTGGGCCTGTTGCCGGTCGAAGGTCACCGACTGGGTGTAGGCGTCGTCGGAGGCGGTGAACGGCAGCGGCACCTCGTACTCGTAGCCGAACTGGCGGATGCCGAACCGGGTGGTGCGGCGGTCGCTCTCGGCGCCGTCGAGCGAGGCGACCAGGGTGAGGTCGTGCAGAGCGGGGTCGCCGAGCCCGTTGGGCCACCACAGTTTCGGGTTGCGCAGCCGCAGTCGCCCGAAGGCGTCGGGGGTGAACGTGACGTCGATGCTCTCGCCCGCCGGCACGGTGACGACCTTGGACACCCGTACGCCGTCGAAGGCCGCGGAGACCGTCGCCCTGTGGTCGGTCGTGTCGGCGTTGCGGACCGGAACGACGATGGTCAGTTCGGCGACCGACACGTCGGGCAGCTTCGGCAGGAGGGTGTCGACACGAGGATCGCCGATCACGACATGGCCGGTGGATCTCAGCCGGACGTGGTTCCAGATGCCTGCGGCCCGGTCGCGTACCGCCGGCATCCAGTCCCAGCCCGAAGAAGCCAGGTAGGTGGGCGAGTTGAGGTTCATCTGGTTGGCACCCGCGTCCACCCAGGCCTCACCGGCGGGGCCCTTGTCGCCGGGGCTGCCGGGCACAGGCATCGGCGTGATCTTCACCGCGAGCGCGTTCTCCCCGCCCGTCGAGAGCAGCTTGGTCACGTCGTGGGCCGATCGGGCGAAGGGATACGTCAGGTCGCCCACCTGCTTGCCGTTGAGCCAGATGTCGGCCTTGTGGTTGATGCCGTCGAACTCCAGCCAGATCCGCCGGCCGGCCCCGGTGCGCAGCCCGCGCGGCAGCTCGAAGTCCCGCTTGTACCACCACGCGTGCCGCGAGAGGGCCTCGGGGACATGGAGGTTGTTCAGTCCGGCGACCGGATCGGGCAGTTTGCCCTGGTCCACCAGTGAGCCCAGAACCGTGCCGGGTACGGTGGCCGGCAGCCAATCGCTGGTGTCGACAGTCGTCTTCGACAGCTCCTCGCCGTCGGCGTCGGCCCAGTCGTCGAGGGTCAGCCGCCAGCCCGACTCCACCGGCACCGTGCCGTCGTCGGCGACCACCAGCTTGGGCGCGGGCCCGGACTGCCTGTCCCAGTCCGTCCAGCCGGTGGCCGACGGCCGGTGCCCCTTGGGGCTGCCGTAGACCTCGAAGCCGTTCAGACCGAGGGGATTGGGGTTGGAGCGCTTGCGCGAGGTCATCCGCACCCAGCGTGCGGTGACCGGGCGTGGGAGCTGGATGTTCACCACTCCGCCCGTGCCCGCCGTCGTGCGGTACACGCTGGTCCAGGACTCGCGATCGGTCGATGTCTCGACCACGTACTCGACCGCGTAACTCGACTGGATCTCCTTGCCCGTGGTGCCGTTGGCGGGATTTCCCGCGGTCGGGGGAGTGAACACCGGGTCGCTCGCGTCGGCTTCGAACGTGAGGCGGATCCAGGTGACCTCGCAGGCGGCCTGCAGATCGATCGAGATCCACTGCGGGTCGCCCGCCGCGGACCGCCATCCGCTGCCCCGCACTCCCGGTGAGGCGAGCCGGTCGACCACGAACGAGCCCGGAGTGGGCGCGTAGGCCGTCGAAGAGACCGTGACAGGGCGGTACAGCGCCAGCTCACGAGGTGAGGAGGGCGCGGCCGAGGCGTCGGAGACGGCAGCGGAGGCGGTCGACGCGGGCAACAGGGAACCAAGTCCGAACCCCGCCAGCAGGGTGGAACCCGTGGTGACGAGGGAGCGTCGCGACAGGCGTGGCGAGCTCGACTGATCTGTCATGAGCGTGATGTCCCATCAAAAGACAGCAGCGCGGGCCGGATACGACACGGCACGTGATGCCAACGGAATGACAACGTTGCCAAAGGCTGTGGCGCGAGTGGGTTTCTGTCAACCCCTGATGCGGAGTTTGTCTGTTGAGGCCTGGTCGAGCGTCGTCATCGCTCCTCGTCCTGGGGGGCGCTCCCGGACGCCTGAGCAGGGCGAAGTGTCCGCCAGGGTGCCTGGGCGAGCGGCACGCCACGATGCGGCTTGCTATTAAATTAGGAATTAATATTGACAGGGTTTCGGCCGCGCGCCACAGTCTTCGCCGTGACGTAGACGGCCCCCTGTCGCAGTGCGGCCCACGTCACGTTCTCGTGCTTCCCAACCCTCGGGAGAGGCAAGTGACTTCACACCCGCAGGTCCGCACACCCGCGGCGACCAGACTGACGCGCCGTGCCACCGCGGTCGCGATCGCAACCGTTCTGGCGGTGACCGCCGCGCCGGCGGCCACGGCGCAGACCGCCGTCGATCGGGGCGCCGTCGACCAGGGCGCGCCCGACTACTACGACAGTGGTCTCGCGCCGACGCCCTACATGGGCTGGAACACCTACTACGGGCTGGGCGCACCCACCGAACAGGCGGTGCGCTCCGTAGCGGACAAGCTGGTCAGCAGCGGTCTGCGTGACAGCGGGTACGACATCGTGTGGCTGGACGGCGGCTGGCAGGCCGACAACCCACGTGACGCGAAAGGGCGGTTGGCCGCCCATCCGGACCGCTTTCCCTCCGGCATCCCGGCATTGGTCTCCTACCTGCACAAACGCGGCCTGAAGGCGGGCATCTACACCGACGCCGGCGCCTACGACGGCGGAAAGACCTGCGGCCTCGGCAGCAGGGGCCACTACGAGGAGGACGCCCGGCAGTTCGCCGGCTGGAAGATCGACGCGGTCAAGGTCGACTTCCTGTGCGGGATCGGCGCCAAGCTCGATCCGGGCCCGGCGTTCAAGGAGTTCAGCGACGCGGTGGCCAAGTCGGGCCGCAAGATGCTGCTCAACCTCTGCAACCCCCTCACCGACGACTGGGGCCTGCCGCACACACCCGAGCAGGACGCGCACAACTCGTACGTCTACGCCCCGACGATCGCCGACTCCTGGCGAACCGGCACGGACATCGCCTGGGGCACCCCGAGCCCCGGACAGTGGCCCAACGTGCTGCGCAACATGGACGCGAACGCCTGGCATCCCGAGGCGCAGGGGCCGGGCCACTACAACGACCCGGACTACCTCATCCCCATGCGGCGCATGAGCGACGGATCCCTGGAACTGACGCAGGAGGAGTCCACCACGCAGTTCGTGATGTGGGCCGAGATGGGCTCGCCACTGGTCATCGGATCCGACCCGCGCACCCTGTCCGACGCGATGATCGAGACGCTGCGCAACCCGGAGATCATCGCCGTCGACCAGGACCCCCTCGCCATCCAGGGCGTACGGGTGGCCAGTGACTCCGTCGGCGACGTCTACAGCAAGGTCCTCGCAGGTGACGGCAGGCGCGCGGTCGTGCTGCTCAACCGCTCCGACAAGGCGGTCGAGCGCACGGTCCGGTTCTCCGACGTCGGGCTCGGCGGCGGGGTGAAGGTGCGTGACCTGCGGGCCAGGGCCGACCGGGGCACCCACACCGACTCGTACACGGTCGAGGTCCCCGCGCACGGCACCGCGTTCCTGAAGCTGACCGGCGCCGACGCGCTGCCCGGCACCAGCCTGGGGCAGAAGGCAACGGCGAGCCCGGCAGTAGTGCGCGAGGGCGACACGCTCACGACCTTCCTCCGTGGACCGCACGGTTCCCTCGTCCAGCACACGACCTCCGCCGACGGCAACGGCAGGGCCCGGCCCCGGGATCTCGGTGGCCCCACGAAGGGCAGGATCCTTGGCCAGCCCGCCGCGTACGCCTCGGCCGGCGGCCGGATCGACGTCTTCGTGCGCGGTACCGACTCCAGGGTGTACCGGCGGGTCTTCGCCGACGGCCGCTGGGGCAACTGGCAGAGCCTGGGCGGCCGGGTGACCGACGCACCGTCGGTGGCGTTCACCGGCCCCGGGCACTGGACACTGTTCGCCACCGGCTCCGACGGGCAGGTCGTGCAGCGCGGCCCGTCGTCCGGATGGTCCTCGCTCGGTGCACCCGGTGACCGGCCGGTGTACGGACGGCCGTCCGCCACCGTCGACGCCCAGGGGCGGGTCCACGTGGCCGTTCGCTCCGCGGCGGACGACGTGTGGACGCGGTCCAGGGAGGCATCGACGTCGGGGGAGTGGTCGCCGTGGACATCGCTCGGCGGGACCGTCAGCGGCAGCCCGACGCTCGTCACCGTGGGAGACGCGGTGGTGCTGTACGCGCGGGCCTCCGACTACACGCTCTGGCAGCAGCGGTACGAGAACGGCGGCTGGCAGGGCTGGACCAAGCGGCAGGAGTTCCCCGGCGCGGCCTTCGAGGGCGCGCTCGGAGCGGTGGCCGGGCCGGGCGGCACCGTCGACGCGGTGTTCCGCGGAGTCGACGGCTACGTGCACCGGACCCAGTTCAAATAAATTAGTAATTATTCTTGACGTGGCGTGAGTGCCACGCGAATCTGTATCCGCGCGAGCGGGGCCCGGCCGTCAGGAGGGCCGCCCCCGCCCGCGCGGATCCACAGGGAGCCATCCATGACGAACCATCAGACCGGCCGACGCCGGTTCCTCGCAGGACTCGGTGCCGCCGGGACGACGGCGCTGCTCAGCGGCTGTGTCACCTCCACCTCCTCCGGCAAGAGCTCCTCCAAGGGCGCGGTGACCCTCCAGTCCAACGTGTCCGCACCGCAGGCCAAGGCCGCGATGGAGGACCTCGTCGCCGCGTACGCGAAGAAGGGGTCGGGGCGCGCCGGCCTCAACACGGTCGCCGCGGAGACCTTCCGCACCCAGCTGCCGACCTACCTGACCTCCGCCAACCCGCCGGACGTGTACACCTGGTACCCCGGCTCGGTGGCGGACGCCTACGCGAAGAAGGACCTGCTGCTGGACCTCGGTGAGGTCTGGAGCTCCTCGCCCGACCTCAAGAACTACTCCAAGGCACTGAACTCCCTGTGCACGTCGAGCTCGGGCAAGAAGGTCTTCGTCCCCGCCACCTACTACTGGTGGGGCATGTTCTACCGGAAGTCCAACTTCGCGAAGTGGGGCGTGAGCGAGCCCAAGAGCTGGGACGACTTCCTCGACCTGTGCGACAAGCTCAAGAGCAAGGGCGTCGACCCGATCGGCCTCGGCGCGGGCGGCAACACCGCGTGGGTGGCCTCGGCCTGGTTCGACTACCTCGACATCCGGATCAACGGCGCCGAGTACCACCGCGAACTCCTCGCCGGAAAGCACCGGTTCGACGACCCCGAGGTGCGCAAGGTCTTCGACCGCTGGCAGGAGGTGCTGCCGTACTTCGACCCGAACGGCGACGCCGTCCCCTTCCAGGACGCCACGACCACTCTGCTCAACGGTCGCAGCGGCATGATGCTCATCGGCACCTTCTTCGCCGACGCGGCGCCCAAGGACGCCCTGGACGACATCGACTTCTTCCGTTTCCCCGTCATCGACCCGAAGATCCCGCTCGCCGAAGAGGCCCCGGTCGACGGCTACTTCGCCAGCGCCCGCACCGGCCGCCGCGACCAGGTCGTCGACCTGATGAGCTACCTCGCCACCGCCGAGTCCCAGGAGATCTACATCAAGGGCTCGTCGGGCACCGTCCTGCCGTGCAACCCGAAGGCGAAGGACGCGGGCACCGCCCTGGTGAAGAAGGGCCGCGCGCACGTGGAGGAGGCGGCCGAGATCACCCAGTTCTTCAACCGGGACTCCAGCGACGCCCTCCAGCCCACCGCGGACACCGCACTGACCCGGTTCCTGGCCAAGCCGAAGGAGATCGGCAGCATTCTGACCGGCTGGCAGCGCGACGCCGAGAAGATCTGGAACGCCTGACATGGCAGTCCTGACCGCGTCCGAACGGAAGTCCCCGGCCCCGCCGTCGCCCCGCGGCAGGCGGACCGGGGGCCCGCGCCGTACGCCTCCGCTGGTGCTCGCGTTCGTCCTCGTCCCGCTCCTCGCCGAAGCGGTATGGGTGTTCTGGCCCGCCCTGCAGGGCTTCTACCTCGCCCTCACCCGCTGGGACGGGGTCTCCCCACCACAGTTCGTCGGCCTGGAGAACTTCCGGGAGATGGCCCACGACGAGGTCTTCCGCAGCGCGGCCGGCAACACCGTGCTGTGGCTCGTGCTCTTCGGCGGCCTCTCAGCCCTGCTCGGCCTGGCGGCCGCGCTGCTGCTCCAGCAAGAGCGGCGCGGCGTCGGCTTCTACCGCGCGGCCCTGTTCCTGCCCGTCGTCTTCTCCCTGGTCGCCACCGCCCTCGTCTGGCAGGCGATCTACCAGCCCGACGGCGTCCTGAACCAACTCCTGGAATCGGTCGGCCTCGGCAGCCTGCGTCATGCCTGGCTCGCCGACCAGGACACCGCGCTGTACGCGGTGATCGTGCCCGCGCTGTGGCGGCAGATCGGCTACGTCATGGTCCTCTATCTCGCCGGCCTCAAGGGCATCGACCCGGCTCTGTACGAGGCTGCCAAGGTCGACGGCGCGAGTGCCTGGCAACGCCTCCGGCACGTCACCCTGCCCCAACTCCGCAGCGTCAACGCGGTCGTCCTGTCCGTCATCGTCATCGACTCGCTGCGCTCCTTCGACGTCGTGTGGTCGCTGACCCGCGGCGGCCCCTACCACTCGTCCGAGCTGCTGAGCACCTACATGTACTCAACCGCCTTCCAGTCCCTGCGCCTCGGCTACGGCTCCGCACTCGCCGTCGTCATCTTCGTCCTCGCCTTCGGCGTCATCTGCTCCTACCTCGTCCGCGCGTTCCGGGAGGCCGACTGATGTCCGCCACGTCCACGGCACTGCGCCGCAAACGGGCCGCGACCGCCGGATTCCACCTGGGAGCCGGGGCCTTGGCCCTCCTGTGGCTGCTGCCCATCGCCCTGGTTCTGGTGACCAGCCTGCGCTCCTTCGACGACATCGCCGCGAACGGCCTGGGCAGCTGGCCGCAGTCCTTCACCCTCGACAACTTCGGCCAGGCCTGGAACGACGGCGGCCAGCAGCGCGCCCTGATCAACAGCCTGCTGGTCACCGTGCCGTGCGTCCTGGTGACGCTCGCGCTGGCAGCCATGGCCGCCTTCTCGCTCAGCCGCTACGAACTGCCCTTCCGCCGCTCGCTGTTGCTGCTCATGCTCGGTGGCAACCTGCTCCCGCCGCAGATCCTGCTCATCCCGGTCTCCAAGCTCAGCGAGCAGATGGGTGTCTTCGACACCCTGCCCGCGCTGATCGGCGTACAGATCGGCTTCGGCGTCGGCTTCTACGTCTTCGTCCTGCACGGCTTCATGCGCGGGATACCCGCGGAGATCCAGCAGGCGGCGGTCGTCGACGGCGCAGGGCCCTGGCAAATCTTCTGGCGGATCATCCTCCCGCTCACCCGCCCCGCCCTGGCCGCCCTCAGCGCCCTGTCCTTCACCTGGATCTTCAACGACCTGCTCTGGGCGATCACCGTGCTGCGCAGCGACACCAAGATGCCGATCACCGCGGCCCTCATCGGACTTCAGGGACAGTACGTATCGATGTGGAACGTGATCGCCGCCGGCTCGGTCATCGCCGCCGCGCCCACCGTGGCCGTGTTCCTGCGGTTCCAGCGGCACTTCGTGGCCGGCCTCAACCTGGGAGCGGTGAAGTGACGTCGTCCCCGCGCTGGACGCTGCGCACCGAGCACACCAGCTACACCGTCCGCCTGTCCCCGGACGGCCCGTGGGCCGAACTCGACGCCTGGGGCCCGCTCGGTGTCGAAGACGGGCCCTCCGCCCTCGACCGGTCCCGTCGGACCCACTTCGTCACCCCCGCCGACGCGGCGCCCGCCGAGTATCTGCCGTACGGGCTGCGGCCGTTCACCGGCTCCGAGCTGGTCGCGGCACGCCCGGGCCAGGACCGGGGCGTGTGGTGGGACTTCGACGGAGCGGAGGAGGGGGAGGGAAGCCTGCGGCTCAGCTTCACGGACGACGTCCTGGGACTGCGTACGGTCCTCTGCTACGAGACGGTTCCGGGCACGGACGTGATCCTCCGCTGGACCGAACTGACCTCCACGCAAGAACTGCGTCTGGAGCGACTCGACTCGGCCGCCGTGAACATCCCCGTCACGGGTGCAGCCCGGCTGACCTACCTCACAGGCCAGTGGTCCCAGGAGTTCCAGCGCACCCAACTCGACCTGGCCAGGGGAACGTTCACCATGGGCAGCCTCCAGGGCGCGCCCGGACACGCGTACGCACCCTGGCTCGCCGTGCAGGACGGGGAGGCGCAGGCGGCCCATGGCATCGCCCTCGAATGGCCCGGCAACTGGCACATCACCGCTGAGGCAGAGCCGGGCGGCAGCGTGCGCGTCCGCGCCGGGCGGGTCCCGCACGAGGGCGTCGTACATCTGGCTCCCGGCGACACCCTCACCACCCCCCGCCTCGCCTGCGCCTTCAGCCCCGACGGCCTCGACGGGCTTTCCCGCGTCTGGCACCGCTACGAACGCCACCTCGCAGGTGAGCGACTGCACCGCCCCCGCAAGGTGCTCTACAACTCCTGGGAGGCCACCGGCTTCGACGTCGACGCGGCCGGCCAGCTGGAGCTGGCCAAGCTGGCCGCGGACATCGGCGCCGAACTGTTCGTCGTCGACGACGGATGGTTCACCGGCCGCGACGACGACACCGGGGGACTGGGCGACTGGTACCCGGACCCGGCCGCGTTCCCGCACGGCTTCGGAGCCTTCGTCGAGGACATCCGGGCGCTCGGGCTGGACTTCGGCCTGTGGGTCGAGCCAGAAGCCGTCAGCCCGACCAGCCGCCTCTACGCCGAGCACCCCGAGTGGGTGTATCGGATCGAGGGCCGTCCCGCGCGCCTGGTCCGCAACCAACTCCTGCTCGACCTCGGCCGCACCGACGTACAGGACTTCGTGATCGGCACGCTGGACCGGCTGCTCACCGAGTACACCGTCAGCTACCTGAAGTGGGACATGAACCGGCCGCCCACCGAACGAGGCCGCCCCGGCACCGACCGTGCAGACCACCTCGACCTGGACGCCCAGCACGTCGCCGGATACCTGCGGGTCCTGGACCACCTGCGCGCCACCCACCCCGACGTCACCATCGAAGGGTGCGCGGGCGGCGGCGGCCGCATCGAGCACGCGACACTCGCACGCACCGACGTCGTCTGGCCCAGCGACAACACGGCCCCCCTGGACCGGCT from Streptomyces sp. NBC_00258 includes:
- a CDS encoding glycoside hydrolase family 27 protein, with amino-acid sequence MTSHPQVRTPAATRLTRRATAVAIATVLAVTAAPAATAQTAVDRGAVDQGAPDYYDSGLAPTPYMGWNTYYGLGAPTEQAVRSVADKLVSSGLRDSGYDIVWLDGGWQADNPRDAKGRLAAHPDRFPSGIPALVSYLHKRGLKAGIYTDAGAYDGGKTCGLGSRGHYEEDARQFAGWKIDAVKVDFLCGIGAKLDPGPAFKEFSDAVAKSGRKMLLNLCNPLTDDWGLPHTPEQDAHNSYVYAPTIADSWRTGTDIAWGTPSPGQWPNVLRNMDANAWHPEAQGPGHYNDPDYLIPMRRMSDGSLELTQEESTTQFVMWAEMGSPLVIGSDPRTLSDAMIETLRNPEIIAVDQDPLAIQGVRVASDSVGDVYSKVLAGDGRRAVVLLNRSDKAVERTVRFSDVGLGGGVKVRDLRARADRGTHTDSYTVEVPAHGTAFLKLTGADALPGTSLGQKATASPAVVREGDTLTTFLRGPHGSLVQHTTSADGNGRARPRDLGGPTKGRILGQPAAYASAGGRIDVFVRGTDSRVYRRVFADGRWGNWQSLGGRVTDAPSVAFTGPGHWTLFATGSDGQVVQRGPSSGWSSLGAPGDRPVYGRPSATVDAQGRVHVAVRSAADDVWTRSREASTSGEWSPWTSLGGTVSGSPTLVTVGDAVVLYARASDYTLWQQRYENGGWQGWTKRQEFPGAAFEGALGAVAGPGGTVDAVFRGVDGYVHRTQFK
- a CDS encoding ABC transporter substrate-binding protein, yielding MTNHQTGRRRFLAGLGAAGTTALLSGCVTSTSSGKSSSKGAVTLQSNVSAPQAKAAMEDLVAAYAKKGSGRAGLNTVAAETFRTQLPTYLTSANPPDVYTWYPGSVADAYAKKDLLLDLGEVWSSSPDLKNYSKALNSLCTSSSGKKVFVPATYYWWGMFYRKSNFAKWGVSEPKSWDDFLDLCDKLKSKGVDPIGLGAGGNTAWVASAWFDYLDIRINGAEYHRELLAGKHRFDDPEVRKVFDRWQEVLPYFDPNGDAVPFQDATTTLLNGRSGMMLIGTFFADAAPKDALDDIDFFRFPVIDPKIPLAEEAPVDGYFASARTGRRDQVVDLMSYLATAESQEIYIKGSSGTVLPCNPKAKDAGTALVKKGRAHVEEAAEITQFFNRDSSDALQPTADTALTRFLAKPKEIGSILTGWQRDAEKIWNA
- a CDS encoding carbohydrate ABC transporter permease, giving the protein MAVLTASERKSPAPPSPRGRRTGGPRRTPPLVLAFVLVPLLAEAVWVFWPALQGFYLALTRWDGVSPPQFVGLENFREMAHDEVFRSAAGNTVLWLVLFGGLSALLGLAAALLLQQERRGVGFYRAALFLPVVFSLVATALVWQAIYQPDGVLNQLLESVGLGSLRHAWLADQDTALYAVIVPALWRQIGYVMVLYLAGLKGIDPALYEAAKVDGASAWQRLRHVTLPQLRSVNAVVLSVIVIDSLRSFDVVWSLTRGGPYHSSELLSTYMYSTAFQSLRLGYGSALAVVIFVLAFGVICSYLVRAFREAD
- a CDS encoding carbohydrate ABC transporter permease codes for the protein MSATSTALRRKRAATAGFHLGAGALALLWLLPIALVLVTSLRSFDDIAANGLGSWPQSFTLDNFGQAWNDGGQQRALINSLLVTVPCVLVTLALAAMAAFSLSRYELPFRRSLLLLMLGGNLLPPQILLIPVSKLSEQMGVFDTLPALIGVQIGFGVGFYVFVLHGFMRGIPAEIQQAAVVDGAGPWQIFWRIILPLTRPALAALSALSFTWIFNDLLWAITVLRSDTKMPITAALIGLQGQYVSMWNVIAAGSVIAAAPTVAVFLRFQRHFVAGLNLGAVK